CGACCTGCTGCACGGCATCATCATCCAGTCGGGCAACGATGCCAGCGTCGCGGTGGCCGAGCACATCGCCGGCAGCGAGGATGCCTTCGCCGACATGATGAACACCACGGCCGAGAAGCTCGGCATGGGCAACAGCCACTTCATGAACGCCACCGGCCTGCCGCACCCGGAGCACTACTCCAGTGCCCATGACATGGCTCGCCTGGCCCGCGCGATCATCTACGAAGATCCGGCCCACTACGCCATCTACTCCCAGAAGGAGTTCTTCTGGAACAACATCAAGCAGCCCAACCGCAACCTGCTGCTGTGGCGCGACAAGACCGTGGATGGCCTGAAGACCGGCCACACCGAGGAGGCCGGCTTCTGCCTCGTTGCGTCCGCCGTGCGTGACAACATGCGCCTGATCGCCGTGGTGTTCGGCACCAACAGCGAGCAGGCCCGTGCTGCCGAGACCCAGAAACTGCTGACCTACGGCTTCCGCTTCTTCGAAACCCAGAGCTTCTACAAGAAGGGCGCCGAACTGGCCAAGGCCCAGGTCTGGAAGGGCGGTGCCCGCGAGGTCAAGGCCGGCCTGGCCAATGACCTGACCCTGACCCTGCCGAGAGGCCAGGCCAAGAAACTGCAAGCCAGCATGACCCTCAACCCGCAGCTCATCGCCCCCATCAAGCAGGGTGACGTGATCGGCAAGGTGGAGGTGAAGCTGGAAGACCAGGTGGTCCACAGCGCCGACCTGATCGCCCTCGATACCGTCGAGGAAGGTGGCTTCTTCCGCCGCCTGTGGGATAGCATTCGCCTGTTCTTCTACGGCCTGTTCAACTGACCTTCTGAGCCGACGCCTCGCGCCCCACCCGGGTGCGGGGCCTCCGCATCGCGGACCACGAGTCCGCCGCCGCCATGACCGACACTCCTGACGTACAAGCCCCGAAAATCGAATTTCCCTGCGAGCGCTACCCGATCAAGGTGATCGGTGACGCTGGCGACGGCTTCGCCGACCTCGTGATCGAAGTGATCCAGCGCCATGCCCCCGGTTTCGATGCGTCCACCCTGGTGGTGCGTGATAGCCGCAATGGCCGCTTCCTCTCCGTGCAGGTGCTGATCACCGCCACCAGCGTCGACCAGCTGCAGGCCATCCACATCGACCTGCGGGCGACCGGCCGCGTACATATGGTGCTCTAGTGGCGCCCGAGCTCATCGTTCGCCATCTGGGGCTGGTGGATTACCTGCCGACCTTCGAGGCGATGCGCCGGCTGACCGCCGAGCGTGACGAGCGGACAGCCGACGAGATCTGGTTGCTGCAGCATCCCCAGGTGTTCACCCAGGGCCAGGCCGGCAAGGCCGAACACCTGCTGGCGCCAGGGGACATCCCGGTGATCCAGGTGGATCGCGGGGGCCAGGTGACCTACCACGGCCCTGGCCAACTGGTGGCCTACCTGATGCTGGACCTGCGCCGGCTGGGACTGGGCGTTCGCGACCTGGTCACCGCCATGGAGCAGAGCCTGGTGGATGTGCTGGCGAGCTACGGCATCGAGGCGGCGCCCAAGGCGGATGCGCCCGGTGTCTACGTCCAGGGTGACAAGATCGCCTCCCTTGGCCTGCGGGTCAGCCGTGGCTGTTCCTTCCATGGCCTGGCGCTGAACGTCGACATGGACATGTCGCCATTCTGGCGGATCAATCCCTGTGGCTATGCCGGGCTGAAGATGGTCCAGTTGAAGGACCTGCTGGTGGAGCCCGCGCCTCTCGACGAGGTGGCGGAGCGTCTGGAACGGGCCCTGCGTGCGCGATTGGGCTACGGCGGCTGACAGCTCGCGGTTCCCCGTCCTGAATGCAGAAAGCCCCCGCCGGCCTTGGCCGACGGGGGCTTTTCACTTGATGCGGATCAGTTCAGGTTGAGGGCCGGGATCAGGCTCTCATCGGTGGACTGGCCGGGAACCGGAACGGGCGCGGCCAGGCCCAGGTTGTTCTTCTCGAAGACCCGGTCGGCCCGGTAGCTGGAGCGTACCAGCGGGCCGGCGGCGACTTCCATGAAGCCCTTTTCCAGGCCGATGTCGCGGAAGCGGTTGAACTCCTCGGGGCTGACCCAGCGCTGCACCTTCAGGTGGTTTCGGGTCGGCTGCAGGTACTGTCCGAGGGTCAGGATGTCCACGCCGATGGCGCGCAGGTCGTCCATCGTCTCGATGATTTCCTCGTCAGTCTCGCCCAGGCCCAGCATCAGGCTG
This genomic window from Pseudomonas furukawaii contains:
- a CDS encoding D-alanyl-D-alanine carboxypeptidase family protein, with amino-acid sequence MNIFSFAKRLLLPAALLIVAPVSMAAQQIIPSPPQLAAKSYVLMDAQSGQVLVENNGDQRLPPASLTKLMTAYIATLEIRKGQVGENDPVTISEHAWRTGGSRMFVQVNTQVSMSDLLHGIIIQSGNDASVAVAEHIAGSEDAFADMMNTTAEKLGMGNSHFMNATGLPHPEHYSSAHDMARLARAIIYEDPAHYAIYSQKEFFWNNIKQPNRNLLLWRDKTVDGLKTGHTEEAGFCLVASAVRDNMRLIAVVFGTNSEQARAAETQKLLTYGFRFFETQSFYKKGAELAKAQVWKGGAREVKAGLANDLTLTLPRGQAKKLQASMTLNPQLIAPIKQGDVIGKVEVKLEDQVVHSADLIALDTVEEGGFFRRLWDSIRLFFYGLFN
- a CDS encoding DUF493 domain-containing protein; its protein translation is MTDTPDVQAPKIEFPCERYPIKVIGDAGDGFADLVIEVIQRHAPGFDASTLVVRDSRNGRFLSVQVLITATSVDQLQAIHIDLRATGRVHMVL
- the lipB gene encoding lipoyl(octanoyl) transferase LipB produces the protein MAPELIVRHLGLVDYLPTFEAMRRLTAERDERTADEIWLLQHPQVFTQGQAGKAEHLLAPGDIPVIQVDRGGQVTYHGPGQLVAYLMLDLRRLGLGVRDLVTAMEQSLVDVLASYGIEAAPKADAPGVYVQGDKIASLGLRVSRGCSFHGLALNVDMDMSPFWRINPCGYAGLKMVQLKDLLVEPAPLDEVAERLERALRARLGYGG